TGTTACATCTCCttgtttattaatttattttatttttcgcatACAATGTACGATTTCTTCCAagtgcgaagaaaaaattaacaattatGAAATACAACGTTTGACAATATTTGAATGATCTCACTCGTCCAAGCGCTTCCTAGACTCTAGAACTGAGTTTTTGGGCGAGTTTCCATCCAGTGTTTGAGAGCCGGTACAGAGGTGACCTTCTCATAGTGTGCTTCGATCTAAACGATGTTAGACCACGGCATCAAGAGaactttgaaggaaaaaattgaaagtgcGACCAACCTCTGGGAAACCCTCAGTGTACTCCGGGAACACGCTACGCATAGTAAAAACGTGCTCAGCGATGATCAAATCAGCATATGTTAGATCGTTGCCGGCGAGGAAACCTTTATCAACTTATATTCAGGCGAAAGATTATGAATTTGATAAGATCCTACCAGAGCTGCTCTTCTTGAGATAATTGGTCATGTAGCCAAGGAATCGATCACGTGCAGGGATCaagatgtttttctttgcagcttcCTGAGAAAAATCTGCTAGACGGTCTTTTACAATTGTGGCAGGAGTTCTTAAACTATCATACCACATCTCCTTCAGCAAGTCCCAGGGCTGGATAGTAgtattcttttatttgaaCATAGAAATCCTTGTATTGATCCGCAATTGCGTCTACAATAGCTTCTTCGTAGGGAGTCTTTCCCGCATATCCTGAAAGAATTCAGTAAAAGAACCTCGCACAAACACAATGGGACAGACAGAACCCATTTACTACGAAAATCGTCATTTACATAAGTGCAATTAGGCAACGCTAGGAGGTGTGTTACAGTctggtgaaaagaaaattcagaattcCATTGTGCCTCCAACGGTTTTACAGTAGGCGAGAACTTCGCCCAACTCCATTCTCGGAACAGAGGCAAGCGTGTGGCAGCGCTACAAACTTTTATCACGCGATATTGCACCAGAAATCAAGACTTTTCGATTTCGCTATAATTCTAGGCCATATCTGGGTGAAGGTTTGTGAATTAGAAGAACTGGACCGTCACAAAATGTTATTTTCAAGCGCAACAtaagcacatttttttcacataaagACACTGTAGCCTATCAGAACAAGAAAATTAATAATCGCAATTAAATTTTTACCGAATTTTCGTGCCAAGTAGCGTGCAATAGCCAACGACTGTGGGATCTGTTGTCCATCAACTTCCAGGACGGGCATTTGCTCGAATGGCATCTCTGAAATAACGATACTCAAGAGGGCAAGGAGAAAGTGTGTGTACTAGAAAGACCTTGTCAAATGGCTGAAGTTGGAAAGTGTCTGAAATTCAGGGAGAATTGTAAAATtcaattgtaattgtaattcaGGAAGAACAAGTTCTCGTACTCCGTGAAGGGGTGCAAAATTCCACCATGGAATGCTTTCCTTACCTGATCTACTCAGCAAATAGACTTAAAATCAAATCTAACAAATGATCAAGTGCAACTTACTTGGCTTATACTGTGGCCAATGTTCTTTGCTAACGCGAATGTCTTCATATTTAACACCAGCCAAGGCGAACAGCTGAACAAGGatgcctctttttttcaaagtttcaatGTTCATAGTAAATAACCTTCGAATACAGATATCAGTGGCGAAAAATTGGTAAAACATAGGCAAACCTGGCGAGAAATCTCTCCGAGTCCACGTCCGGGGAAATAGTAGAACTTGTACTCCATTCTGGAAGAGAATCTCGTATTGTACCAAGCAtataaatttacaaatttgagTAATCGTTTTGAGCAATGAGATAGAACCAAAAAAAGTTCACTTTATGAGCAGGGAAGAATGAGACACgatctttttcaagaaatggtTTTGcgagattttttcaagaaggaagaagttttcaagaaaattttcaagaagaaatagtcatgtgaaagaaaacgaagtgaTAATGTGTCTAAACAAAACGTCGTACGTTAAAAACGTAGTGTGCTTGTAGAAATCGAAGGAGTTCACGTAATGTGGCTGAGCAATCTGTGGCTGTGTGCGGTTGGCGAACGCGCACAGTTGCACGATTGTAAATGTGCGGAGACGAAAGCGTCTGGGAATGAGTCAGCCGAAATTGAATTCCTATCCCGCCAGCGTCCACGATTGTTCACCACGAATTATACGGCTTAATTTTGGATTCGCAATCGTTGGAAGGGAATTTGAATGACAAAGAATTCTCTAAACAAGAGATAAaactattccagaaaaaaaatgtagtgttTTTATTACAGAAGGAATGATTTATATAGTATTTTCGTTAGAAATACGACTActggaaaaattccaagaGACTAACAAATCCACTGTATGGCAAAATGTTAAAAGCATTCACTCGAATGCATTGACATATTTTCTGCTTCCAGGGTCATTATGCAAAAATGCAgtcattcaaaatttccatcgGTATTTTGCAGATATGTCATTGATTTCACTGAACAATAATTttgatcaaaataaaataaaacttaaatTCCATGAGTTCAAATACAGCGCCTTCTAGTCCTGCGACAAACGGTGATCGCTACGAGCCGAAGGAGGCTGCAGGTTTTTGCAGCATTCTTCAGGATAGCATCGGTTGATTGAAAATGTCTTAACTGAGATCTTTCAGTAGCATTTCAGAGAGATTTCCGCAGAAGTGTATAGTTTCAAATCACTATAGAGAAATGAAAGACAAAATGCTCCGATTTGCTCATTTTCTCTCTGGAATGCTCCAGAAAATTCTAGTTGAATTCagaactttgattttttcgctttttctgaCGATATTATTCTGTAccaaatgtaaaaaattgcGGTTACTGTTACTTCATTACTTACAaagttaataataaatacagtaGTAAGATAATTTTAAGCAGAACTCATGTGATGTCCATAAAAATGTCCACTCTACCTAAGTTGTAGAAAATTGTGCCAGAAAGAAGTGGTAAAGTGAACATTGTCGAGATGTTCGTTAATACAAAAGTCCTGAGCTCCTGTGCGGAATAAAGTACAGAATGGAACAGAACGGCAAGTTATGTACAGCCGCGAGATGGCTAATCCTAGTTCGCAATTAGACCGACGGGTTGCACGGCGATTATCGGAAGGGCGCGACCTTCATCATCGTACTCCTATGCTTATAGGCTGCGGCGTTCCGTTGAGGCCGAACAGCAAAGTTCACTAAGAGTTAGTGACGCTAAAACGTTCCCCATCACGAGAATAATTAACTGCATTCAAGGTTAACATCGCTCTCTCATATTTCCTTCGGAAATTCTCACATCGAGTAAAGATTCTCCACATTCAAAACAGAGGAAATGAATAGTGCAAACTTTCAGGTTCCTACTTTTGCATCTCCCTCATTTTTTAGTGAATAATactgagaaatatttttagaaaatggtAAGCAACTCGTACTGTGTTGACTACTTGTCATCCTAGAATTCGCAATAATACAGGAAAGCATAGAGCTCTTTGCAGGCGCGACCGAAAAAAGGTGATCCAGCGAAAAATACAAATCCGTAAGCACAGATGCAAAGTGGATTGGTGATAATGTTACCAGTTAAAACAAAGCCCAATCTTCTTAACGCATTCATTCGAGAATCCATTTTATGTGGTTTCTCTCGTCACTCCCTCCTTTTGCTGTAAGGGGTTGTTTCGTTGGGTAAACTTATGCCCCCGACGCTCCTTAGGCCTCTATTCCTCGGATTTGTAGCGAGTTTTTTTGGGGTTTCACTGTGATTTTCGGAAACTATCTCCAAAACCGTACATAGGAAATTTCCCCGaatggaggaagaaaaaatgcatttaATTGGCAGAAATGTTTCGCTGCTCCAGTAGCATTTTGGCTTCCTGGTGCTCTTTCAAAGCCGTTTTCACAATCCATTTCTATAAAGTGTGACTTCCCCACAGATTTCATCTttttagttcttcttttcattgttcCTCGCTCCACTTCACTTCAGAAACACTTCAGTGGTGGACgaatgaatgactgaatgagcaaaatttaaaaaaaaagactactaGAAATTCTTCGTTTCTCGTGTTTTGGAACtttaaaacaaacaacaatctCTTACGAAACAGGCGACAAGAATTGTGTGAAGATGATCCATCAAACAACGACGATTAATCAAATGGAGCAAACTCTTCTTTTAGCGAGGTTTTCAAAGCTCGTATCGTGCATGTGTACGATGTCATCGAATAACTATGTTCGTTTTTCTGCAGCTGAACCTTTACATCCACTTGTACATCATTGCCATCCTTGGCCGCCTGCAACATCGTACAACGTCATCATACACCATCAGCCAACATATTCTCGTACCAAAATGAGTATTTCCAGTTCAGCGCCAAAAAAGGCGGAACTGAGAAGTCCAagtatgtatagtcgggtcaaaacgacatgaagtacgatGGAtatgcggctgcgctcaaagcggtacGGCGGAGCGCAGCGGTAAGGATAGAGTGAAACCCTTACTAGCATCATCCGTggctgcagttcgccatggtcccaccttggtCCCAACCGCTTTCTACACCGtgtcgtttcgagcgcaaccgcttacgtaattgtagcgtgattcatgtcgtttggcCCTACTATAGTTCCTTATTATCCTTATGGAATGTTAGAGACGGTGCACCTCTCGTCCTCTCGACCTTTTCTGCACGTTGCAAAACGTTTTACGCGCAACTTACTCCTTTGTTATGTGCAATGTGTTTGTGGACGCGTGCACGGCGTAAAGAATAACTTGAGGGGGCTGGGCACTGAATCAAAtcagtggttttatcctccTCGAACGAGTCTGTCACTAATTTATCGTCATCCAAGGGGTGAAAGGCTGTTTCGGTTCATCGACCTCCAGTCGGTGCCTAACCTCTTAGCACCCGCGTTGCACTTCTACACGTCCTTTATAACAGAACAGTAAAATCCAAAAGATTCAGGAGCAGGGCTAAGGAAGGACTCAAAAACAATCGCTTATTTCAGTTCAACTTGGTTAAAAATCCCTATAGTGGCATGAGGTTTACAAGATGTCAGAAATGACCGTGATaaaaagtatttctttttcttgttgcaaattccttagttttctttcacaaatccGGCTATACAGTACGCATAGCTTAACACTTCTGACTATCAGTtctaaatatgaaataaataattcaatcaGGAATTTCCCAACAAACACAGtcacttttttcccctttttcacgattttacatttttcagaaataagcaGCAACACAACAgaaggaaaacatgaaaaagaggTTGTTGTGGATTATCTGCAATGAACAGGATGAACGTATGCGAATTACaggaacaatgaaaaaatacgGGAAAAAACCGCGTGAAACACAGCACAGATCCGCGGGTACGTCAGCAAATACAAGAAGTGAATGCGTGGAAAGTCGCCATTTCCAGTCCAGTACAAGTCATGGACGCAGAGCAGAATCGATTACTATCGCAAATCAAACGATATGATCTTTGCTTACCACATTCAACAGAATTTATAGTTTTTACTTAGGATTTTACttagttactttttttcttagagttttttttcctaatcgaGTTTGTGCGACTTTCCTCTGGTTTCTCAGTCTTTCTAGAGtttggaaaatatttaaatcAGTAAACGCCACCTGGTAGCTACTCTTCTTCGGAGTAGGTCAAACAGCTAAAACAAGCATACTGTACAATTTTCATGTGACGATGAAAAGATCTCAAGGAAATGAGTGACAACACAAGATGATgtaaagagaagagaaagaaaagaaaagagaaaaaagaagaatttgctACCGTAGGATAAGGCTTCATTTGGTACAGTTGGAGTGAAACTCAGCCTGTGTTAAATACCTTCACCTACATACATATGCGCCTACGAATGTTCCGCCATTCAATAACTGGTTCCGCTAAGAGTATTGAAGAGCTTTACATATATGGATTCATCTATTTCGAATGTCATTACATCCAAATCATTGTTTCAGTCAACTTTTGCCATCGTGCGAAGAACATTATTGTACGTAATTACTTCAGATTGACGATAACCTTGAACACTAGTAATAAATCATGGCAAACGAGCGCAGACAAAAAGCAAACGATTAGATACGCTCTTGTGCAAAATCGAACTTTGAAGGTACCACGGGGATCATACCAGgtcttttctttccagagaTTCCTAAGTTTCTCTGAACCTCAATTGTTCTTCTTGGAGATATTCGAAATAGTATCTTAATTTACGGATTATGTATGTACATCTGAAAGATTGCTGTTGGAGGGGTTGATAGGATTTTTAGAGCAGCAACCGAAAGATGAATGAACATAACGTTGTGTGAAGTTGTTCCAAATGCCCTGGACAAtgacgtaagaccattttcaatgtagataggtttctgttttcactaccctgaacgactatcgaaacactgacccagggtagtgtggcacttgacgggataaacgtagcactgctccagtcatcctctatttaggcctctgaagatggcgaaaaagccgaaacgtcaggcaaataaagattccatctaaaaacctcgcaggcacactatcacaaaacacagagagaatatgccgaggtttcaagacaagagaacattcaaactgcTCTGGACAATTTTAAAGGGTAGAGAGAACTTTCTGAATTACTTTAATTTGCACTACTAGGTTAGACCTATCCattatccaagaaaaaaaggacatttCGAGGAATCAACAACCAGTCTATTCAGTGAAAGATCGCAGATGTCAAGTGAACACTCCGTTGATAATGGCCTTGAATTACCACTTTTCTCGTGTTCAATGACTACATGTAGGAAAGATGTATTCAATGATTTTCAAGGGGTCAGACGATAGAT
This is a stretch of genomic DNA from Necator americanus strain Aroian chromosome II, whole genome shotgun sequence. It encodes these proteins:
- a CDS encoding hypothetical protein (NECATOR_CHRII.G7754.T2); the encoded protein is MRPLLTSVVRQQQARILTRSQQLSEQQYGREELYDKRTSFICLFARHHAPLTAGQGQHDKNIIRMEYKFYYFPGRGLGEISRQLFALAGVKYEDIRVSKEHWPQYKPKMPFEQMPVLEVDGQQIPQSLAIARYLARKFGYAGKTPYEEAIVDAIADQYKDFYVQIKEYYYPALGLAEGDVEAAKKNILIPARDRFLGYMTNYLKKSSSGFLAGNDLTYADLIIAEHVFTMRSVFPEYTEGFPEIEAHYEKVTSVPALKHWMETRPKTQF
- a CDS encoding hypothetical protein (NECATOR_CHRII.G7754.T1), translating into MTGAVLRLSRQVPHYPGMEYKFYYFPGRGLGEISRQLFALAGVKYEDIRVSKEHWPQYKPKMPFEQMPVLEVDGQQIPQSLAIARYLARKFGYAGKTPYEEAIVDAIADQYKDFYVQIKEYYYPALGLAEGDVEAAKKNILIPARDRFLGYMTNYLKKSSSGFLAGNDLTYADLIIAEHVFTMRSVFPEYTEGFPEIEAHYEKVTSVPALKHWMETRPKTQF